The DNA window CCGCCTTGCGGCCGGAGGCGGTGTTCCCCGTACCGCCGGAGACGGCTGTCGCTTCTCCGGAGACAGTGTTGTTGGCCCCGGCGACAAAGGCATCGGTACCCGTGTTCGTGTGACCCGGCCCGATCGAGACTTTACTGGTGATCGTCCCACCTGACGCGCCGTCCACCGTGCTGGCGCGATAGGTATAGGGGTTCGTGTTCAGCTTCGTCCGCGAGAGCGTCTCCGGCGGATTGACGCCATCGTCGACAGTAATCTCCAACCAGCGCTCGGTGGCGGAGAACACCGGATCGGTCAGTGCCGCGACCGACCCCAATTGCGCGGTCCAGAGACCGGCAGCATCGGTGTTTACGACTTGGGTCTCCCCCGGTCCGCCCGGCCAGAGTTCGGTGCCGCCAACCGGAGCATCATAGATCTTGAACGTGAATGTCTTTGGTCCCGCCGCCGGGGGGGTGCCGACCGCACTGGTCAACTTGCCCTGAACGGTCATGAGCGGGGGGACCGCGGTCGAAGCCGGATTCGCTCCGGCGATGAGCAATGCGCCAGTGAGCACCACGACGCCAAGAACAACTGCGACACGGCCGTGCACGGCAGACCTCCTCTGGATATGGTAGGTTGTGACAAGACGCGAAGACAGATTCCGCGTGTTGACTTCCGGAACCGGAATACAAGATACACACGCTGGTCAATGAATCAAAGTGAATTCCGCCACGAGAATACGGACTTGCGCTGATCACTGACTACGAGAGTCACGCGCAGGACGGTAATCGGGGTTCGGCGTCAGGAACGTGGCTGAGCCGGGCGGCCGGCCCAACTGTGTGGTCAGTCATCCCGGCGCCTTGATGCTCTACAGTCCTTTGGGAGCGTAATAGGTCTTCCTCCCCACCGCCCGCCGCAACGCCTGATTTGACACCCGCGCATAGATCTCCGTCGTCGTGATATGCCGGTGGCCGAGGGCGCGCTGGACCGGGTACAGGTCGCCGGTTTTCTCGTACAGCCGGGTGGCGAAGGTGTGGTTCACCACGAGTTCACCACGAGTGGCGGAGGGAGTGGATGGAGATAGGTCGGGCAATACCGGCCTTGCGGCACAGGGCGGCGAACCGCAGTTGGATCGGCCGCGGACACAGGCGTGTCCCCCACCGGCTGCGAAACAGGGGCGTGTCGGGGCCACAGTTGGCTTCAGGGGCGCTTTCTTTGAGGAACCGCCCCAACAGGCGCACCGGTTGGGGATTGAGGAACACCCGCTCCTCTCCCCCGCCCTTGGTGCGGATGTGCAGGGTCCCGGACTTCAGGTCGACATCTCCCCTGTTCAGAGCCACAAGCGACCCCAAACGGATGCTAGTCCCGAGGAGCAGCTCGAAGATCAGGCGGCCACGCTTGCGGTGAGCGAAGTCGAACCGGCAGGCGAGCCCGCCTCGGCGCACAGGTGTCTCAGTTCGGTCAGATAGGGCTTGTCTGAGACACCCGATCTCCGCCTCGGTCAGCGTCGCCGGCTCTTTGGCCGCTGTCCGTGCCAACCGGCTCAGCCGGGCTGAGTTCTCCCGGATCCAGCCCGATTCCAGGCGGAACCCAAAGAATGACCGCCGCCCCGACTTGGCGCGGTTGACAGTGATCGGCTTGCGGGGAGAGCCGGAGGAGGTGAGCAGGAACTGGTCGGACACCAAAAACCATGCCAGATCGTCGGGGCTGATCCGGCGGACATGGGGGTCATGCCCGCCAAAGGCGGGTAAACCCGGCCCCTCGCGCTGTGCACTCGGGGTGAACCACCGCCCCAACGACGCCGAATCCCTGCGGTACGCCGCCGGGTGTGCCCAGGTCGCCCGTCCGCCGCCTGTTGACGGGCGAACCCTGCGATCGCCGCTTCAAGCTTCATCTGCCCAACCTCCCCCGCCCGCATCACTTCATCGATTGAACGGCGAAGAAGTCAAGTCGAAGAAGCGGCCTTCTTCGCAGAATTCTGTGGGAGGTGGAGGCCGACATCCCCTTGACCACGTGACGGAAAGCGCTATCTTGCCTGTGTAGACTGGTCGTCAGTCCCGAGACCCATACACTCAATTGACGCGGGAGGAGTCCATGCGTCGGCTCAGCGCAATGCTCTTGGTGGGGGCGTGTCGCGTCAGGCATCTGCCTGCCGTCGCAAACATTCTCAGGCGGAGCCAGGAAGCCGCAGGATTCGGTACGGTGTGATGGAATGCCCGCACCCGGACCCCGGAGATTGCGACCAGTCATACCGTTCGGAATGGATCGCGGCGTGACGTGCGAAGTGTCCGATTTGTTGGCTATCATTGTCCGTACCGAATCGATTGTCTCGAAACCGTGGAGGTCAATCATGAGAAGGTGGAAACGCACCATGCTTGCGTTCGTGGTCGCGGCTCTCGCACACGCGCCGTTGTTCGGCGCGGTCCCCACGACCATGACCGTTCAGGGCAAACTCACCGACGCTGTCGGCGCACCACTCCCGGCGAACAGCTACCCGTTCACCTTCGCCATCTTTTCTGTCCAGGCCGGTGGATTCGCCGTCTGGTCGGAAGGCCAGATGGTGACAACCGATGCGGCCGGGATCTGGAGCGCCATGATGGGCGCGGTAACGCCGATTCCGGCGTCGGTCTTCGCCGACAGCGCGCGCTGGCTGGAAATCTCCGTCGATCCCGGCAAGGGTCCCATCGTGCTGCCGCGCGTGCACCTGAGCACCGGGCCCTACTCGTTCCGCGTCGCGACCATCGACGAGGCCACGGGCGGCGACATCCATGGCGATGTCCATCTGCGCAGCGACCTGACAGTCGGCGAGGCGGGGGACGACGGCAATCTCTTTGTCACCGACGCTGCAGGAAGCAATACCCTTGAGATTGCCGGGGCCACGGGCAATATCAACTCCGTCGGCGACCTGCAACTTGTGGATGCCCTCGGTGGAACGAACCTGGTCGAAGTCCAATCCATGACGTCGGGCGGCCGAATGCACACTTACGATGAACTGGGTCAATTGACTGCGGCGATTGGGAGCGCCTCGCCAAGCGGCGGCTTTGTCTATGTCAACAGAGAAGCGGGCGGCGGATACGGCGCCTATATGGATGGCGAAGACGGCAATTCCGGCCATTTCTATCTCTACAAAGCCGGCGGAATCATCAACATGGAGATCGATGCGGATGATGGTGACGGCGCCTCCCTGCTGACTCTTGATGATGGAGCGCAGTTGACAGTGGCCATTGACGCGAAGGACGGCGCCGACGGCGGCAGCCGCATCCGTCTGTACAACAGCGCCGGTGACTTCACGGGAGAATGGGACGCCGACGCCGGTGATGATGCCGGGGCGTTCTGGCTTCGCGACGGCGTGAACAACACGGTCTCCATCGACGCGAAGGACGGCGCCGACGGCGGCAGCCGCATCCGGCTGTACAACAGCGTCGGTGACTACACGGGGGAATGGGACGCCGACGCGGGAGATGATGCCGGCGCGTTCTGGCTTCGCGACGGCTTTCGCAACACGGTGTCTATCGACGCCAAGGACGGCACGGCTGGCGGCAGCCGTATCCGTTTGTACAACGGCGCTGGTCTGGTGACGATGGAGCTGGATGCCGACGAGAGTGACGCCGGGGATTTGCGGCTGGCGAACGAAGAGGGATTCAACAGCGTCGTCATCCAAGCCGCCGAAGCGGTCGGCAACGGGGCCCAGATCGCGCTGTATGATTCCGACAGCAACGCCACGATTGTCCTCGACGCCGAACCGGGCACGGGGCCGGGACGTGTGACCACGCAAGTGCTGGAGATCACCGGCGGGGCCGATCTCGCGGAGCAATTCACCATCCATCCCAGTGCGTCGGGTGCGCCGCCGGTTCCCGGGGCGGTTGTCTGCCTCGATCCTGCACATCCCGGTGATTTGGTCGTCTCTGATGCCGCGTACTGTCGCACAGTCGCCGGGATCATCAGCGGTGCCGGTGGTGTCATCCCCGGAATGCTCATGCGTCAGGACGGCAGCGCCGCCGACGGAACACATCCGGTCGCGCTCACCGGGCGTGTCTATGTCCTGGCGAACGGCCCAGTCGCCGTCGGCGATCTGCTTACAACGTCCGGCACACCCGGACATGCGATGCGGGTCGTCGATCACGAACTGGCGCGCGGCGCCATCATCGGCAAAGCCATGACAGCCCTCGATTCCGGCAGCGGACTTGTGCTGGCCCTGGTCTCGCTGCAATAGCGGCGACCCGGCAAAGGAGACACCCAGATGCGGAAACATATCAAGTTCATTTGCGGCCTATCGCTGTTCCTCGCGTGCGGCTTGATCAGAGGGCCGGTCGCGTGGGGTGAACCGATCCCACCGCCGTTCCGTGTCCAACCGTTCCTGCTCGCCAGCGGAACGTATGAGAACCACACTGGAACGATGGTCGAGGCGTTCTCACAGACCATCCGTTTCGACGGCGCGGCGTGGTTGCATTTCCGTTTCGACACCTGCGTGCTCGGTGCACGCAGTGTCCTTGAGATCCGCTCGCTGCAAGACGACGGCATTCAGAGGCGCACCGCCAAGACGCTCGCCGCGTGGTCCAATATGTCGGCGATATTCAATGGCGACGCCGTCGAGATCACATTGCATGTGGCGCCGGGCGACACGGGCATCCACTTCTCACTATCGCAAGTGCATGTCGGCAGTTTCCTGAAAGGGGATGAAACCTCCATCAAGTCGCTCTGCGGTGGCGACGACGATCGTGGCCCATCGACTGATTCGCGGGTCGGCCGACTGTTCTACGGCGGCTGCACCGCCTGGCTCACCGCGAATTCGTCCTTCATCACGGCCGGTCACTGCTGCGACTGGGATCCCGATGATGGCGGACCGCAACTGCCCGATGGCGTCCTCGATCTTTGGGGTGTGGTTGAGTTCAATATCCCCCAATCATTGGCCAACGGGACTACTGTGGCGGCCGCGCCGGAAGACCAGTATCCGATCATCACCAGCAACGTCACGTGGGAGTTCCCTGGCAGCGGCGGCGACATCGGCGACGATTGGTGCGTGTTTGAGGTCGGCGCCAACAGCAACACCGGACTGTTGCCGTATCAGGCGCAGAACTTCTTCCGACTGTCAACGGTGCAGCCCCCGGATGATGCCACGATTCGCATCACCGGCTGCGGGATCGACGAGACTCCGCCCGGCTCAACCGGCGGACGCAACTCGGACAATATGACTCTGCAGACGGCCTCCGGCGAATACAAGGGCGTCGACATCAACGACGGCAAAATCGTGCACGAGTACCGCGTCGATACCGAAGGAGGGAGTTCCGGCAGCCCGATCATCTACAACACAAACGGCCATGCTCTCGGGGTGCATACCAATTCTGGATGCGATGTTCTGACGGGCCGTAACAAGGGAACCGCCTTTGGCCGGATTGTCTTTTACAACGCGGTGAACGGTTTTCTGGGATCATCGGCCCGTTATGTTGACAACGCCCACATCAGCACCGGGGAAACGGGGGCCATCTTTGATCCCTACCTCTCGGTGCAGAACGGCGCGACCGGCATCGCCACCAGCGGCCATCTGTGTATCGCCAAGGGAACATATGATGAGACCCTGGTGATCACCAAGGCGATGACACTCAGAGCTCCGGTCGGGAATGTCTATATCGGTTCGCCGACGCCGCTGATGCAGCAAGAGCCGACGCCGAGCGCTCCCGATGTGGGCGACGAACAACTGCGGGAGGAGGAGTAACCCGATCTCGCCGGGCGGTGCACGGCGACGGACGATCGCGCCCGTGACAAGAGTGCCTGCCCGGCCCGACGGAGCAGCTGAAGCGGAGGACACAATGAATACGCGACGCAACCGAAGACGCATTATCAGACCCGATTGGGGATCGGGTGCGCTTACCCGGATCGGTGTGGCCGTGTTCTTGATCGCGCTGCCGGCCCTGGCGGGTGAAGGCCCTCGGCGTCAGAATATCGCGAGCGACATAGTGCCGAGGTTACAGCCGACGCCGGCCGCCCAACCGGCCGACAGCGGAGGCATGACTCCGGCGGAGATCCCGCGGCGTGCTGACCCTGTCATCCCGATCGCGACGGCACAGGCACTCCCCGTCAATCTCGATTGGTACGTGATCGACTATGGTGGTGGCACATCGGTGGGTACCGGCAACGTGTGGACAGGACTGTCGGTTGGTCAGAATGCCGTCGGGGAAGTCGCCGCCGGCAATCTGAGGATGGAACTGGGGTTTTGGTACGGCGCAGCGAGTGCCGCGGCGCCGTGTGCCTGCGATTGCCATGGGGATCCCCTTTGCGACGGTGTGACCACTGTCCACGACGTCGTCTTTGCAGCCGGGGTTGCTTTCCGTGGAGAAGCGGAAATCCCCGATTCCAACGTGCTCTGTCCCCGGATGACGACCGACGTCGATTGCGACGGGGTTACGAAAATTCACGACGTGGTTCATCTGGTTAACGTCGCCTTTCGCAGCGCCGACCCGGCGACGGAGTTCTGTGAGCCGTGCGGGATGTGAGGTTGAACGCACAAGAAAATCGTCCGAACTTGCCACCGGAGAGCCCGGGTCATCGGCATGTTCTCTGACCCGGTTTCCACACCCACTGTCCGGAGATCTCCCGCTGGATTCCCATGAAGCAGCATTACGCGCCGTCCGGGCTGGCTGCAGCCGGGTCATGCCGAAGGATTTCGATGGCGCGATCGAAATGGTGATCGCCGGTCTCGAGAAAAGAGCCGACTGATCACTCCGAGGAAACGGGAGATCGTGGCCTACCATGAGACCGGGCATGCTATCGTCGCGGCAGCCACGAAGGGCGCCGATCCAGTACACGAGATTCCGATCATCCGCCGCGGTATTGGAGCCTTGGGGTAGACCATTCAACTCCCAACCGAAGATCGGTTTCTGCTGACAGCCGAAGAACTGCTGGACAAGATCGACGTTCTGCTGGGATGACCTGCCTCCCGAAGGCTGCTCCAGTGGTTGTGTTCGGTTCCGCGAGACCAGAGAGAAGGGGTTGGGGTGGAGCCGGAAGCGGTTTACGGCGGAGCAGATCACTGCTGAACGTCGTGAAGGGAAGCCGAGACTCGCCAGCGCCCATAGCGACGATCAACCCTCGATTCCGCCCAACGACTTACGAGTTCGCAAAAGGTCCGGCCCGGGGAGCTTTCAAAAGTGTGGCCATAAGTCCTTATCCCCCAACAAGAATCGCCTGCGTCAATCTGGCCGTTCTGCACGTTGCGAACCGACGGACCGTGGCGGAGTTACGGCGATGGCACGCTGCCACCGCTTCGGCGGGTCAATCCGCGAACGGCAACAAAGGCCGCTGACTGGCCCATTCAGCACCCGAAATCCGCTCTCCCCTGCCGAATGATCTGGGATTTGGTGATCGAAGAGCAGGCGTTCAAACAGAATCCCGTGGGCGGTGAAGACATGGGCGTTGGTGATCTCTGTGCGATGTTGATCTGCTGTGTGCAGCGGACCGAGGACTCGAAGACGTGACCGGCCTTCCGGCAGGCTCCACTGGACACGTCCATCGACACCCCTTCACTATTGCCCCGCATGTGCTCCAGCGTCTGCTGGGACCCCTTGCGGGAACCCAGATAGGGCTCGAAAGTGAGCTGGTTTCGCACGTACCCGTAGATCTGGACCGGCGAGGAATCCAGCTCCGCCGCCAATGCGGCGATCTGATCGGAAAACTGAACATCGATCGTTTCGTCCAGATCACCCGGACCCGGGCCGATCCTCTTGGCGTCGGCGGAGGGGTACAGCACCGGAGGTCGCCCCTGCAAGTCACCTTGAATCTGCGGAAGCGCTCTCGTTTGAAGGAGCATCGGCCGGGGTAAAGGGTTCTGTCCCTCTACTTCCCACGGCGCCATGCTGTCTGCAAAGCACTGGCGCAATCGGCCGATCGTCCGCAGTGTTCCGGCTTGGTCTCCGCCGGTTCGGGCCCGTTCCAACTCCGATAGCAGATCGAGGAGGTGCCCCGACGCCTTGCGACACTGTTCAACCATCTGCGCGTGGCGCGCGAGCTTTTCCCCTGGGTACCCTGCAGCGGCGAGACCGTCGGCCAGGCTCTGATACTCGGCCAGCAGAATCTGTCCATCCCGCTCCAGTTCGGTCTTCAGATCCAGAAGCCGGCCCACATCTGCAGGGGAGTATTCTCCCACTCCGTCCCCGGCGGTGAGCCGTAACACCTGATCGCGGCACTCGCTGACCGTGCGCAAATACGTGTCGCGTTCCGGGAAGGGACGTGACCTGGTAGCTGCGAAGATCTGGTGTCGCAGAGCTTCGATCCCGGCAGGTTTGGAGACGGCTATCTTCCCCTGAGGTGCATGAGAAGATGTGATGACGTCCTGGAGATCGATGATCTTCTGACCGTCTTTGTACAGGGCCACGCCTTGCGCGAACAGATCCGTCGCGCACAGGGTCAAACCGAACAGCAGGAGCGCCGCAGTCATCTTACGACAGCGTCGAATGCTGGGCGTGCTGTCGCAGAGGCCACCGCGGCGGCCGCAAGGACGATGTCGCCAGGTTGCACCCAAGGTCATCTTCCAGATTCCTCAATCGGTCTCCATGAGACAACAGAGAGAACCACCCACCCTTCGGGCTGCTTGTGTACCATTTCTGCCCTGACGGTCGCCCCACGGCGCCTGAACACCCGTGGCGACTCCCACCGCGAATAAGCCCCAAACGATCTGTAGATGGACCGGTGACCCGATCCGAGGACTGCGAACCTCATGTCAATTGTAACAAGGGCAGGGCAAATGCGCAAGTACTCAGTGCGGAAGCCAAGAAACCAGGTCGGCGACCGGTGTACACCTGGCTTGTGTCAGTCAGCACAACGTCATGTTGATAGCACGCATCGAGCTATGAATGACCACAACCCCTGGCGTGGAATCTGAATTCATCACAAACAGTGGGCGACCGGTCACGTATAAATTTTAGTGGTGTACCTGCCCACGATAACTGTTTCCGCAATGTCCTCGGCCTGGTCATGGCGTTGGGAGGGCTTCTTGTAGGATCGGTGGGCAGACACTGGCATGGCCTCAGGCGCCCGTCGATCCGACGGGCGCTTTCTTATTGAGCCGGTGATTTGGCCGATAGGGGTTACAGATCGGCTGTGCGAATGGGCGCGAGCAGGGAGCATCATTGCTGCGACGGCGTTGCGGCAGAATGGCACGCGAGACCGACCATGGACTTCCGTGACGTCCAACGGCAATTGCGCGATTCACCGATCGCCTTTGTTACGGCGGACGTGCCGGCCGATGTGCTCACGCCGGCGGCGATTCTGATGCGTCTGAATTCCGACGGCCGCGGTCCCGCCTTCCTGCTGGAGAGCGTTGACCGCGGTCAGTCGG is part of the Candidatus Zixiibacteriota bacterium genome and encodes:
- a CDS encoding tyrosine-type recombinase/integrase; its protein translation is MNHTFATRLYEKTGDLYPVQRALGHRHITTTEIYARVSNQALRRAVGRKTYYAPKGL
- a CDS encoding tyrosine-type recombinase/integrase, which produces MGRWFTPSAQREGPGLPAFGGHDPHVRRISPDDLAWFLVSDQFLLTSSGSPRKPITVNRAKSGRRSFFGFRLESGWIRENSARLSRLARTAAKEPATLTEAEIGCLRQALSDRTETPVRRGGLACRFDFAHRKRGRLIFELLLGTSIRLGSLVALNRGDVDLKSGTLHIRTKGGGEERVFLNPQPVRLLGRFLKESAPEANCGPDTPLFRSRWGTRLCPRPIQLRFAALCRKAGIARPISIHSLRHSW